A window of Komagataeibacter medellinensis NBRC 3288 contains these coding sequences:
- a CDS encoding SCO family protein: MMRNERDRFFMLVGLAIVVVSSIFGYVGYRWSDSAPVPLTSYGNPVGGSFRLVNGADGSVLDTDFRGRWMLVYFGSTHCPDTVCGATVKAMAEGVEALGHDRARLAVPIFITLDPMRDTSDILRTYALRYGSHVTVMTASPKMIEAVAKEYHAPYVRHEGENGDYTMEPATQIVIMSPTGRYEGSLPATATAAEITARMTELMNARDGH; this comes from the coding sequence ATGATGCGAAATGAACGGGACCGGTTTTTTATGCTGGTCGGACTGGCCATCGTGGTGGTCTCTTCAATTTTTGGCTATGTGGGCTATCGCTGGTCGGATAGCGCACCGGTACCGCTGACCAGCTATGGCAACCCGGTGGGTGGTTCGTTCAGGCTGGTCAACGGGGCGGATGGGTCGGTGCTGGATACCGATTTCCGGGGCCGGTGGATGCTGGTTTATTTCGGTTCCACCCATTGCCCGGACACGGTCTGTGGTGCCACGGTCAAGGCCATGGCGGAGGGGGTGGAGGCACTGGGCCATGACCGCGCGCGTCTGGCGGTGCCCATCTTCATCACCCTCGATCCCATGCGTGATACGTCGGACATACTGCGCACCTATGCGCTGCGCTACGGCTCGCATGTCACGGTCATGACTGCATCCCCTAAAATGATTGAGGCGGTGGCGAAGGAATACCACGCCCCCTATGTCCGCCATGAAGGGGAGAATGGCGACTACACCATGGAACCCGCCACCCAGATCGTGATCATGTCCCCTACCGGCCGGTATGAGGGCAGCCTGCCCGCCACCGCCACGGCAGCCGAGATTACGGCGCGTATGACCGAACTCATGAACGCACGGGACGGGCACTGA
- a CDS encoding DUF2501 domain-containing protein — translation MVSFSRVLSASAFATVLATAPLAAHAAEVSPPTGAGVANQVEQIAPGSLSADTVFSAVESAKPADLGGIMNYCIQSNYLTASEAWPVLAAFNKKTNDVPSNQKGNMSYADGSTGLLKVGGKEPISLENASTDIRKQACAKVEARAKSLL, via the coding sequence ATGGTGTCGTTCAGTCGTGTCCTGTCCGCCAGTGCCTTTGCAACCGTGCTGGCAACAGCACCGCTTGCGGCCCATGCCGCTGAGGTCTCTCCCCCCACGGGTGCGGGCGTTGCCAACCAGGTTGAACAGATTGCCCCCGGTTCCCTGTCCGCCGATACGGTCTTCTCCGCCGTTGAATCCGCCAAGCCGGCCGATCTGGGCGGGATCATGAACTACTGCATCCAGTCCAACTACCTGACCGCGTCCGAAGCATGGCCGGTGCTGGCTGCCTTTAATAAGAAGACGAACGACGTGCCTTCCAACCAGAAGGGCAACATGTCCTATGCCGATGGCTCCACCGGTCTGCTTAAAGTGGGTGGCAAGGAACCCATCTCGCTGGAAAATGCCTCGACCGACATCCGCAAGCAGGCCTGTGCAAAAGTGGAAGCCCGTGCGAAGTCCCTGCTCTGA
- a CDS encoding ABC transporter ATP-binding protein/permease yields the protein MQHLRLLLKDVWYLTRPYFVSEDRKWAWGLLAAVLALTFSMVGLDLLQSFSRNVYYTALQQRDATTFLRGLFWYVHNDEGFVLGFFVITIPAIMCSIYATYLQQMLGLRWRRWLTVRMTRQWMENQTFFRIAITTSGIETGTDNPDQRIQEDLNSFVTDTLTQFINLVTNVVTLFSYIGLLWALSGPLEVLGISIPGYFFWAALIYSVGATWVTHLAGRKLAGLQFFQQRAEADFRYSLVHVRNNAEGIALYRGEGEEQAGLDRSFSVVYHNFLSIMRRTKWLGLLTTGLEVVSGNFALLIGSIRYFAGKMSFGTLMQLVMAFSRVQGALSWLSTSYASLTTWHAEVARLATFQRVMDRARAMRDEVKVLPAPAGADMVAAGLDVFRPDGTPLLHGVNLTLPHGQMTVVTGPSGTGKSTLFRVLAGIWPFATGSITQPDAAMMFIPQRPYVPTGTLHRAVAYPEGVESCPTAQVAQVLRQVGLEGLVPRMENEEPWGQILSPGELQRLAFARILLARPDWVFLDESTSNLDAASEAALYALLRQVCPGMTVVSITHRQSVVDMHANRIDLTPFAVKGGTDVSAGASPQA from the coding sequence ATGCAGCATCTGCGCCTTCTCCTGAAAGACGTCTGGTATCTTACCCGCCCCTATTTTGTCTCGGAGGACAGGAAATGGGCCTGGGGGCTGCTGGCCGCCGTACTGGCCCTGACCTTCTCCATGGTAGGGTTGGACCTGCTCCAGTCCTTCTCGCGCAATGTGTATTACACAGCGCTCCAGCAGCGCGATGCGACCACCTTCCTGCGCGGGCTGTTCTGGTATGTGCATAATGATGAAGGCTTCGTGCTGGGCTTCTTTGTCATCACCATTCCGGCCATCATGTGCTCTATCTACGCAACCTACCTGCAGCAGATGCTGGGCCTGCGCTGGCGGCGGTGGCTGACCGTGCGCATGACCCGGCAGTGGATGGAAAACCAGACCTTTTTCCGCATCGCCATCACCACATCGGGCATCGAGACCGGGACCGACAACCCCGACCAGCGCATACAGGAAGACCTGAACAGCTTTGTGACCGATACGCTGACGCAGTTCATCAACCTCGTTACCAATGTCGTGACCCTGTTCAGTTATATCGGGCTGCTCTGGGCGCTGTCCGGCCCGCTGGAGGTGCTGGGCATTTCCATACCGGGCTACTTCTTCTGGGCAGCGCTGATCTATTCGGTGGGGGCGACGTGGGTCACGCACCTTGCAGGGCGCAAACTGGCAGGGCTGCAGTTTTTCCAGCAGCGTGCCGAGGCCGATTTTCGCTACAGCCTTGTTCATGTCCGCAACAATGCCGAGGGTATTGCGCTGTACCGTGGTGAGGGCGAGGAACAGGCCGGGCTGGACCGGTCCTTTTCCGTTGTCTATCACAATTTCCTCTCCATCATGCGGCGCACCAAGTGGCTGGGGCTGCTCACCACCGGGCTGGAGGTGGTCTCGGGCAACTTTGCCCTGCTGATCGGCTCCATCCGCTATTTTGCCGGCAAGATGAGCTTCGGCACGCTCATGCAGTTGGTTATGGCGTTCTCGCGCGTTCAGGGCGCGCTGAGCTGGCTGTCCACATCCTATGCCTCGCTGACCACATGGCATGCGGAGGTGGCGCGTCTGGCCACTTTCCAGCGTGTGATGGATCGCGCCCGCGCCATGCGCGATGAGGTGAAGGTACTGCCCGCCCCCGCCGGGGCCGATATGGTGGCGGCCGGGCTGGATGTCTTCCGCCCCGATGGCACGCCGCTGCTGCACGGCGTGAACCTGACCCTGCCGCATGGGCAGATGACGGTGGTGACGGGGCCTTCGGGCACCGGCAAGTCCACGCTGTTCCGTGTGCTGGCGGGGATCTGGCCCTTTGCCACGGGCAGCATCACCCAGCCCGATGCAGCCATGATGTTTATCCCCCAGCGCCCCTACGTGCCCACCGGCACGCTGCATCGCGCCGTAGCCTACCCGGAGGGTGTGGAGTCCTGCCCGACAGCCCAGGTGGCGCAGGTACTGCGCCAGGTCGGACTGGAGGGGCTGGTGCCGCGCATGGAGAACGAGGAACCATGGGGGCAGATTCTCTCGCCGGGGGAACTCCAGCGTCTGGCCTTTGCCCGGATCCTGCTGGCCCGGCCGGACTGGGTCTTTCTTGATGAATCGACATCCAACCTCGATGCCGCGTCGGAGGCAGCGCTTTACGCTCTGCTTCGGCAGGTCTGCCCTGGCATGACGGTGGTCTCGATCACGCATCGGCAGTCGGTTGTGGACATGCATGCCAACCGCATCGACCTGACCCCCTTTGCCGTGAAGGGGGGGACGGATGTCAGTGCAGGCGCATCGCCGCAAGCATGA
- a CDS encoding metal ABC transporter solute-binding protein, Zn/Mn family — protein MRRLSCLLGLYGFLSLTPAHADPAPHTVRAVASFTVLADVVAHVGGTHVTVTSLVPPDGDPHEFEPTPNDARVLRQANIVFMSGEGLESWFSRLAHAAGYHGTPVIVSNGISLYTPPGGRQAEADPHVWNNVANVIVWANNIRDALVAIDPADADSFRTSAAAYISQLEALDRDIRTRIDTIPANQRRVLTSHDAFGYFGRAYGVTFLAPQGLSTETEASAGDMASLIAQIRANHVTTYFMENATDPRMVRQVAHATGATPGGELYAEALSPPTGPVPDYITMMRHNTDLMLAAMRLH, from the coding sequence ATGCGCCGCCTGTCCTGCCTGCTGGGCCTTTACGGGTTCCTGTCGCTCACACCCGCCCACGCGGACCCCGCGCCGCACACCGTGCGCGCAGTGGCCAGCTTTACCGTGCTGGCCGATGTCGTGGCCCATGTGGGGGGCACGCATGTTACCGTAACCTCACTGGTGCCGCCCGATGGCGACCCGCATGAGTTTGAACCCACCCCCAATGACGCGCGCGTGCTGCGGCAGGCCAATATCGTGTTCATGAGCGGCGAGGGGCTGGAAAGCTGGTTTAGCCGCCTGGCCCATGCGGCGGGCTACCATGGCACACCCGTCATCGTCTCGAATGGGATCAGCCTCTATACCCCGCCGGGCGGCAGGCAGGCGGAAGCGGACCCCCATGTATGGAACAACGTGGCCAACGTGATTGTCTGGGCCAACAACATCCGCGACGCGCTGGTTGCCATCGACCCTGCGGATGCCGACAGCTTCCGTACCTCGGCTGCGGCTTACATCAGCCAGCTTGAAGCGCTTGACCGCGATATCCGCACCCGCATCGACACCATTCCCGCCAACCAGCGGCGCGTCCTGACCAGCCATGACGCCTTTGGCTACTTTGGCCGTGCCTATGGGGTCACATTCCTTGCCCCGCAGGGTCTTTCTACCGAAACGGAAGCCTCGGCGGGCGATATGGCCAGCCTGATCGCGCAGATCCGCGCCAATCATGTCACCACCTATTTCATGGAAAACGCCACCGACCCGCGCATGGTCAGGCAGGTGGCGCATGCAACGGGGGCAACACCGGGCGGTGAACTATATGCCGAAGCTCTGTCACCCCCCACCGGCCCGGTGCCGGACTACATCACGATGATGCGCCACAATACCGATCTCATGCTTGCGGCGATGCGCCTGCACTGA
- a CDS encoding ABC transporter substrate-binding protein → MKPAWRHAGRLALAGGLALLALPVWADTQASPHRGGTLRLTAASSAGTLDPQINYTSQYMQVESVVYDGLLTYPKLEGPAGAQVVPDLAQAQPERLDGGRTWVFTLREGIRFSNGAPVTVADVAASLRRIFMVGSPTAGSFYGDIIGADACLRTPAACTLRGGVETDEATRRITIRLNAPDSEFPYKLAFGHAVILPANTPTHDLGNDIAPGTGPYQIVSSDPEQGMRLTRNPYFHEWSEAAQPDGYVDAIDYDFGLSEEDALTAVERGQYDWMAGLKPLDRLGEIGGQYTAQVHVYPLYGLLFLPMNVNIPPFNNIKARQAVNYALDRRAMTILYGGSGIAAPLCRMVPPGLLPGDGACAWTRGADPDHPAPAWTHPDLTRARQLVHESGTEGQDVTLIVEATAMDTSMGTYLRDMLQAIGYHARLHPLSPAMQLSYSQNTANHVQISLIGWYADYASPSNFLDTVFGCENFHPGSDSSINFSGLCDPVVQALVARIRQAPDTQAAQALWQQVDDRITRLAPAAPMISISYVDLVSPRLGHYFSTSLYHMAFSRVWVR, encoded by the coding sequence ATGAAGCCCGCGTGGCGGCATGCGGGCAGGCTTGCCCTTGCGGGTGGCCTTGCCCTGCTGGCCCTGCCCGTGTGGGCGGATACGCAGGCCAGCCCCCACCGCGGCGGCACCCTGCGCCTGACCGCCGCAAGTTCTGCCGGTACGCTGGACCCGCAGATCAACTACACCAGCCAGTACATGCAGGTCGAAAGCGTCGTCTATGACGGGCTGCTGACCTATCCCAAGCTGGAGGGACCGGCGGGTGCGCAGGTCGTGCCCGATCTGGCGCAGGCCCAGCCCGAGCGGCTGGACGGGGGGCGGACATGGGTCTTCACGCTGCGGGAGGGCATCCGCTTTTCCAATGGCGCGCCCGTTACGGTGGCGGATGTGGCGGCATCGCTGCGGCGTATCTTCATGGTGGGCTCACCCACGGCGGGATCGTTTTATGGCGACATCATCGGCGCGGATGCCTGCCTGCGTACCCCGGCGGCCTGCACGCTGCGTGGCGGGGTGGAAACGGATGAAGCCACGCGTCGCATCACCATCCGCCTGAATGCGCCGGATTCCGAATTTCCCTACAAGCTTGCTTTCGGCCACGCGGTCATCCTGCCCGCCAATACCCCCACCCATGACCTGGGCAATGACATTGCACCTGGTACCGGACCGTACCAGATCGTCTCCTCCGATCCCGAACAGGGCATGCGGCTGACGCGCAATCCCTACTTTCATGAATGGAGCGAGGCGGCGCAGCCCGATGGCTATGTGGACGCCATCGATTATGATTTCGGCCTGTCGGAGGAAGATGCGCTGACCGCTGTGGAACGCGGGCAGTATGACTGGATGGCGGGTCTCAAGCCGCTGGACCGGCTGGGGGAGATCGGGGGGCAGTACACCGCGCAGGTGCATGTCTATCCGCTCTATGGCCTCCTGTTCCTGCCGATGAATGTCAACATTCCACCCTTCAACAACATCAAGGCGCGGCAGGCGGTCAATTACGCGCTGGATCGCCGCGCCATGACCATCCTGTACGGCGGGTCGGGCATTGCCGCCCCGCTATGCCGCATGGTACCGCCGGGCCTGCTGCCCGGCGATGGCGCCTGTGCGTGGACCCGTGGCGCCGACCCCGACCATCCGGCCCCTGCCTGGACCCATCCCGACCTGACCCGTGCGCGCCAGCTTGTGCATGAAAGCGGGACGGAGGGGCAGGACGTGACCCTGATCGTGGAGGCCACGGCCATGGACACCAGCATGGGCACCTACCTGCGCGACATGCTGCAGGCCATAGGCTATCACGCGCGGCTGCACCCGCTCTCGCCCGCCATGCAACTGTCCTATTCCCAGAACACGGCCAATCATGTTCAGATCAGCCTGATAGGGTGGTACGCGGATTATGCGTCCCCCTCCAACTTCCTTGATACCGTGTTCGGCTGCGAGAACTTTCATCCTGGCTCCGACAGTTCCATAAACTTCTCTGGCTTGTGCGATCCGGTGGTGCAGGCGCTGGTGGCGCGTATCCGCCAGGCACCCGACACGCAGGCGGCACAGGCGCTATGGCAGCAGGTGGACGACCGCATTACCCGTCTGGCCCCCGCCGCCCCGATGATCAGCATCAGTTATGTGGATCTGGTCTCGCCCCGATTGGGCCATTACTTTTCCACCAGCCTGTACCACATGGCGTTCTCACGCGTATGGGTGCGTTAG